Proteins found in one Paenibacillus dendritiformis genomic segment:
- the carB gene encoding carbamoyl-phosphate synthase large subunit has product MPKNTDLKKILVIGSGPIVIGQAAEFDYAGTQACQALKEEGIEVVLINSNPATIMTDTNMADKVYIEPITLDFVTQIIRQERPDGLLPTLGGQTGLNMAVELARAGVLEQENVKLLGTQLEAIERAEDRDMFRELMRELEQPVPESTIVTSVEEAVEFANSIGYPIIVRPAYTLGGTGGGICDNEEELRDIVASGIRYSPIGQCLIEKSIAGMKEIEYEVMRDANDNCIVVCNMENFDPVGVHTGDSIVVAPSQTLSDREYQMLRSASLKIIRALNIEGGCNVQFALDPHSFQYYVIEVNPRVSRSSALASKATGYPIAKMAAKIAVGYTLDEIVNPVTGQTYACFEPTLDYIVSKIPRWPFDKFTQANRKLGTQMKATGEVMAIGRTFEESMHKAVRSLEIGVHRLYLPEAKQLDNDELEARLKSPDDERLFLLAEAFRRGYELQRLHDITKIDWWFLDKIEGMIAFETRIQEESALSEQTLYEAKRMGFTDRAIAELRHAGHPGTAHTTEAEVSALRKELGFRPVYKMVDTCAAEFEASTPYYYSTYETENEVLPTEKEKILVLGSGPIRIGQGIEFDYSTVHAVWAIQDAGYEAVIINNNPETVSTDFNTSDRLYFEPLFFEDVMNVIEQEQPVGVIVQFGGQTAINLAAPLAKAGVRILGSSLESIDEAEDRKKFEALLSRLGIAQPTGSTVTSVDEAVGTAQRIGYPVLVRPSYVLGGRAMEIVYSDNELLNYMEYAVKINPEHPVLIDRYMLGKEVEVDAICDGETVLIPGIMEHVERAGVHSGDSIAVYPPQHLSQELQQQVVDITIRIAKELKTIGLINIQFVIYQNQVYVIEVNPRSSRTVPFLSKVTNIPMANVATKLILGAKLNDLGYQEGLWPEDDHVSVKVPVFSFAKLRRVEPTLGPEMKSTGEVMGRDKQYAKALYKGLIGSGMKIPATGAIICTVADKDKEEAVQLMSGFAALGYKLIATGGTATALEEAGLNVKRVNKLTEGTPNILDLIRNGEAHFVVNTLTKGKTPERDGFRIRREAVENGVVCMTSLDTVRALLEMLEQINFSSRPMPANRK; this is encoded by the coding sequence ATGCCGAAGAATACAGACCTCAAAAAAATACTCGTCATCGGTTCCGGGCCGATCGTCATCGGCCAGGCGGCAGAGTTCGACTATGCCGGAACGCAGGCATGCCAGGCGTTGAAGGAAGAGGGCATCGAAGTGGTGCTCATCAACAGCAACCCGGCTACGATTATGACCGATACCAATATGGCGGACAAAGTATATATTGAGCCGATTACGCTTGATTTTGTCACGCAAATCATCCGCCAGGAGCGTCCCGACGGCTTGCTGCCGACGCTCGGCGGGCAGACCGGGCTCAATATGGCGGTCGAGCTGGCGCGTGCCGGCGTACTGGAGCAGGAAAATGTCAAGCTGCTCGGCACGCAGCTGGAAGCGATTGAACGTGCCGAGGACCGGGATATGTTCCGCGAGCTGATGCGAGAGCTGGAGCAGCCGGTGCCGGAGAGCACGATCGTGACGTCGGTGGAGGAAGCGGTCGAGTTCGCGAACAGCATCGGCTATCCGATTATTGTACGCCCTGCCTACACGCTCGGCGGCACAGGCGGAGGCATCTGCGACAACGAGGAAGAGCTGCGCGACATCGTCGCCTCCGGCATTCGCTACAGCCCGATTGGCCAATGTCTGATTGAGAAGAGCATCGCCGGCATGAAGGAGATCGAGTACGAAGTCATGCGCGACGCCAATGATAACTGCATTGTCGTCTGTAATATGGAGAACTTCGACCCGGTGGGCGTGCACACGGGCGACAGCATCGTCGTGGCGCCAAGCCAGACGCTGTCGGATCGGGAGTACCAGATGCTCCGTTCCGCCTCGCTCAAAATCATCCGCGCGCTCAACATCGAGGGCGGCTGCAATGTGCAGTTCGCACTGGACCCGCACAGCTTTCAATACTATGTCATTGAAGTGAATCCGCGGGTAAGCCGTTCGTCGGCGCTTGCGTCCAAGGCGACGGGCTACCCGATTGCGAAGATGGCGGCCAAAATCGCAGTGGGCTACACGCTGGATGAGATTGTCAACCCGGTTACGGGACAGACCTATGCATGCTTCGAGCCGACGCTGGACTATATCGTATCCAAAATTCCGCGCTGGCCGTTCGATAAATTCACGCAAGCGAACCGGAAGCTCGGCACCCAGATGAAGGCGACCGGGGAAGTGATGGCGATTGGCCGGACATTCGAGGAATCGATGCACAAAGCGGTGCGCTCGCTCGAAATCGGCGTCCATCGCCTGTACTTGCCGGAAGCGAAGCAGCTCGATAATGACGAGCTGGAAGCGCGCCTCAAATCGCCGGACGATGAGCGGCTGTTCCTGCTTGCGGAAGCGTTCCGCCGCGGCTATGAGCTGCAGCGCCTGCATGATATCACGAAGATTGACTGGTGGTTCCTGGATAAAATCGAAGGCATGATCGCCTTTGAAACGCGGATTCAGGAAGAGTCCGCTCTGAGCGAGCAGACATTGTATGAAGCGAAGCGCATGGGCTTCACGGACCGCGCCATTGCGGAGCTTCGCCATGCGGGTCATCCAGGGACGGCCCACACGACGGAAGCGGAGGTTTCCGCCCTGCGCAAGGAGCTCGGTTTCCGGCCGGTCTATAAAATGGTAGATACTTGCGCGGCGGAATTCGAAGCTTCCACTCCTTACTATTACTCGACCTACGAGACGGAGAATGAAGTACTGCCTACCGAGAAGGAGAAGATTCTCGTCCTCGGCTCCGGCCCGATTCGGATCGGGCAAGGGATTGAATTCGACTATTCGACCGTGCATGCGGTATGGGCTATCCAGGACGCAGGCTATGAGGCGGTCATTATCAATAACAATCCGGAGACGGTCTCGACCGACTTCAACACATCGGATCGGCTCTACTTCGAGCCGCTGTTCTTCGAAGATGTCATGAATGTCATCGAGCAGGAGCAGCCGGTCGGCGTCATCGTCCAGTTCGGCGGCCAGACCGCGATTAACTTGGCGGCTCCGCTGGCCAAGGCAGGGGTGCGGATTCTCGGCTCCAGCCTGGAGAGCATCGATGAAGCGGAGGACCGCAAAAAGTTCGAAGCGCTCTTGTCGCGTCTCGGCATCGCGCAGCCGACCGGAAGCACCGTCACATCGGTCGACGAAGCGGTCGGCACGGCCCAGCGCATCGGGTATCCGGTGCTTGTCCGTCCGTCCTACGTCCTCGGCGGACGCGCGATGGAAATCGTATACTCCGATAATGAGCTGCTCAACTATATGGAGTATGCGGTCAAAATCAATCCGGAGCATCCGGTCCTTATCGACCGCTATATGCTGGGCAAGGAGGTCGAGGTCGATGCGATTTGCGACGGCGAGACGGTGCTCATTCCGGGGATTATGGAGCATGTCGAGCGTGCCGGGGTGCACTCGGGCGACTCGATTGCGGTCTACCCGCCGCAGCATCTGTCCCAGGAGCTGCAGCAGCAGGTGGTTGATATTACGATTCGCATCGCCAAGGAATTGAAGACGATTGGACTTATCAATATTCAGTTCGTAATCTATCAAAATCAAGTCTATGTTATCGAGGTCAATCCGCGCTCGTCGCGCACGGTGCCGTTCTTGAGCAAGGTAACCAATATTCCGATGGCGAACGTCGCGACGAAGCTCATTCTTGGCGCGAAGCTGAACGACCTTGGTTATCAGGAAGGCCTGTGGCCGGAAGACGACCATGTCTCGGTGAAGGTTCCTGTCTTCTCCTTCGCCAAGCTGCGCCGGGTCGAGCCGACGCTCGGACCGGAGATGAAGTCGACCGGGGAAGTGATGGGCCGTGACAAGCAGTATGCCAAGGCGCTCTACAAGGGCCTCATCGGATCGGGCATGAAAATACCGGCGACCGGCGCGATTATTTGCACGGTGGCGGATAAGGACAAGGAAGAAGCGGTGCAGTTGATGAGCGGCTTCGCCGCTCTCGGCTATAAGCTGATAGCGACAGGCGGCACAGCCACGGCGCTGGAGGAAGCGGGGCTGAACGTCAAGCGCGTCAACAAGCTGACGGAAGGGACTCCGAATATTCTCGACCTTATCCGGAACGGGGAAGCGCATTTCGTCGTCAATACGCTGACGAAGGGCAAGACTCCGGAACGGGACGGCTTCCGTATCCGCCGCGAGGCGGTGGAGAACGGCGTCGTCTGCATGACCTCGCTGGATACGGTGCGCGCGCTGCTCGAGATGCTGGAGCAGATTAACTTTTCCTCGCGTCCGATGCCGGCCAACCGGAAATAA
- a CDS encoding dihydroorotase, producing the protein MLVIANANILNEAGELQLADLWIENGQINKIVPAGSEPAGTAEVCDVQGKFVSAGFIDMHVHLREPGFEHKETIATGTRSAAKGGFTTIACMPNTRPVLGTPETIRSIYDKAETEGIVKVLPYASITVNELGRELTDFAALKEAGAIGFTDDGVGVQNAQVMKDAMSLAKELDMPVIAHCEDDSLVKGRAVTEGEFARKHGLKGIPNESEAIHVGRDILLAEATGVHYHVCHVSTEQSIRLIRQAKQLGIRVTAEVCPHHLLLSDEDIPGMDSNWKMNPPLRSPRDVAACIEGLEDGTIDILVTDHAPHSEEEKAKGMELAPFGIVGLETAFPLLYTRFVATGKWTLSFLIRRMTTDPANVFGLAAGRLEPGAPADITVIDLEAEQEVNPEEFLSKGRNTPFTGWKLKGWPVMTLVDGRIVWSKS; encoded by the coding sequence ATGTTAGTGATTGCGAATGCGAATATATTAAATGAAGCAGGCGAACTTCAGCTTGCGGACTTGTGGATAGAGAATGGACAAATCAATAAAATCGTTCCTGCCGGCTCGGAACCGGCCGGAACGGCTGAAGTATGCGATGTGCAAGGCAAATTCGTCTCGGCCGGCTTCATTGATATGCACGTGCATCTGCGCGAGCCCGGCTTCGAACATAAGGAGACCATCGCAACCGGTACGCGTTCGGCTGCCAAAGGCGGATTTACAACCATTGCCTGCATGCCGAATACCCGCCCGGTCCTGGGCACTCCGGAGACGATTCGCTCCATCTATGACAAAGCGGAGACAGAAGGCATCGTGAAGGTGCTTCCGTACGCCTCCATCACGGTCAACGAACTGGGCCGGGAGCTGACAGATTTCGCCGCTTTGAAGGAAGCCGGCGCGATTGGCTTCACCGACGACGGAGTCGGTGTCCAGAATGCCCAGGTGATGAAGGACGCCATGAGCCTCGCCAAGGAATTGGACATGCCGGTCATCGCCCACTGCGAGGATGATTCGCTCGTGAAGGGGCGGGCGGTCACCGAAGGAGAATTCGCCCGCAAGCACGGACTGAAGGGAATTCCGAATGAATCGGAAGCGATTCATGTCGGCCGCGACATTCTGCTGGCGGAAGCGACCGGTGTCCATTATCATGTGTGCCATGTCAGCACGGAGCAATCGATACGCCTTATCCGGCAGGCGAAGCAGTTGGGCATTCGCGTCACTGCGGAAGTATGTCCGCACCATCTGCTGCTCTCGGATGAAGATATTCCAGGGATGGACTCGAACTGGAAAATGAACCCGCCGCTGCGCTCGCCTCGCGACGTGGCCGCCTGCATCGAAGGGCTGGAGGATGGAACGATTGATATTCTCGTCACCGACCATGCGCCGCATAGCGAAGAAGAGAAGGCCAAAGGAATGGAGCTGGCTCCCTTCGGCATCGTCGGTCTGGAGACGGCCTTCCCGCTGCTCTATACCCGCTTCGTGGCGACCGGGAAATGGACGCTGTCCTTCCTCATCCGGCGGATGACGACGGACCCGGCCAATGTATTCGGACTCGCTGCCGGACGGCTGGAGCCGGGAGCCCCTGCCGATATTACGGTGATAGACCTGGAAGCGGAACAAGAAGTGAATCCGGAAGAGTTCCTGTCCAAAGGACGGAACACGCCGTTCACGGGGTGGAAGCTGAAGGGATGGCCGGTCATGACGCTGGTCGACGGACGCATCGTATGGAGCAAGTCATAA
- the pyrF gene encoding orotidine-5'-phosphate decarboxylase, protein MSHTVSFEQAASRVMVALDYDGTAEAQRLIEQLEGIPCYMKVGMQLFYAGGPSFIRELKERGYSVFLDVKMHDIPNTVKGGANSIAKLGVDMFNVHAAGGKKMMQAAIEGVEAARAADPSLPRPVIIAVTQLTSTNNEVMNEEIGIPGTVEETVVRYAKLTQEAGLDGVVASPHEVKSIKAACGDSFRTVTPGIRPKGAPLQDQSRVMTPAEAMRHGTDYIVVGRPITEAEDPRAALLSIIEELM, encoded by the coding sequence ATGAGTCATACGGTATCATTTGAACAGGCGGCGAGCCGGGTGATGGTCGCGCTGGATTATGACGGGACGGCGGAGGCCCAGCGACTTATTGAGCAACTGGAGGGTATTCCTTGCTATATGAAGGTAGGCATGCAGTTGTTCTACGCGGGCGGTCCCTCCTTCATCCGCGAGCTCAAGGAGCGCGGGTACAGTGTGTTCTTGGATGTGAAAATGCATGACATTCCGAATACGGTAAAGGGCGGCGCAAATAGCATCGCGAAGCTGGGCGTCGACATGTTCAATGTCCATGCGGCCGGAGGCAAGAAGATGATGCAGGCGGCCATCGAGGGCGTCGAGGCGGCCCGCGCGGCCGACCCTTCGCTGCCGCGTCCGGTCATTATCGCCGTTACGCAGCTCACGAGCACCAATAACGAAGTCATGAATGAAGAGATCGGAATTCCCGGCACGGTCGAAGAGACCGTCGTCCGCTATGCGAAGCTGACGCAGGAAGCCGGACTCGATGGAGTCGTCGCTTCCCCGCATGAAGTGAAGAGCATCAAGGCGGCCTGCGGCGATTCGTTCCGCACGGTTACGCCGGGCATCCGGCCGAAGGGCGCTCCGCTTCAGGATCAGTCCCGTGTGATGACCCCGGCGGAAGCGATGCGGCATGGCACAGATTATATCGTCGTCGGCCGTCCGATTACGGAAGCCGAGGATCCGAGGGCAGCCTTACTATCCATTATCGAGGAGTTGATGTAA
- the pyrR gene encoding bifunctional pyr operon transcriptional regulator/uracil phosphoribosyltransferase PyrR → MSTADWNIIMDEIAIRRALTRITHEILERNKGIDNCVLVGIRTRGIYLAHRIAERIRQIENMDIPVGELDITRYRDDAKREPEQNGELSASFPIHDKKIILCDDVLYTGRTIRAAMDALMDQGRPQMIQLAVLADRGHRELPIRPDYVGKNVPTSRTEEIVVALKEVDGSDEVKIIHHRG, encoded by the coding sequence ATGAGTACGGCGGATTGGAACATCATTATGGATGAGATAGCGATACGGAGGGCCTTGACCCGCATCACACACGAGATTCTGGAACGGAACAAGGGGATAGACAACTGTGTGCTGGTCGGCATCCGCACGCGCGGCATTTACTTGGCGCACCGGATTGCCGAACGAATCCGGCAGATTGAGAACATGGATATCCCCGTCGGGGAGCTGGATATTACGCGCTACCGCGACGACGCCAAGCGCGAGCCGGAGCAGAACGGCGAGCTGAGCGCATCCTTCCCGATTCACGACAAGAAAATCATTCTGTGTGATGATGTCCTGTATACGGGTCGCACCATTCGGGCAGCGATGGACGCCTTGATGGACCAAGGACGGCCGCAAATGATTCAATTGGCTGTCCTGGCTGACCGCGGCCACCGCGAGCTGCCGATACGACCGGATTATGTGGGCAAGAACGTTCCTACCTCTAGAACCGAAGAGATTGTAGTTGCCTTGAAGGAAGTCGATGGTTCAGATGAAGTGAAAATCATACATCACAGGGGGTAA
- a CDS encoding RluA family pseudouridine synthase: MTDLRTTSSEEDNQEAVEHDVLLWTVTDAEAGERIDKYITESLEEPVSRSQVQLWIRDAHVLVNGRSVKPNYKVGAGDEIELRIPDPASTDIVPEAIPLDIYYEDADVIVINKPRGMVVHPAPGHLSGTVVNALMHHCRDLSGINGELRPGIVHRIDKDTSGLLMAAKNDRAHTELAAQLKAHTVLRKYKALVHGNLAHDQGTIDAPIGRDPHDRKMFAVTDRNSKRAVTHFQVAERFGDVTLVELQLETGRTHQIRVHMKYIGHPLVGDPMYTRGVRGVTMDGQALHAATLGFVHPVSGELLQFEAPLPDDMEHLLYMLRNR, encoded by the coding sequence ATGACAGACTTACGAACAACATCGTCAGAAGAAGACAATCAAGAAGCTGTAGAACATGATGTGCTGCTATGGACGGTAACCGACGCGGAAGCCGGGGAGCGCATCGATAAGTACATAACCGAATCGTTGGAGGAGCCGGTATCCCGTTCGCAGGTGCAGCTCTGGATTCGGGATGCTCATGTGCTCGTGAACGGGCGGAGCGTCAAGCCGAATTACAAGGTCGGCGCCGGAGACGAGATCGAGCTGCGGATTCCGGACCCGGCCTCGACGGATATCGTGCCGGAAGCGATTCCGCTCGATATTTATTATGAGGATGCCGATGTCATCGTCATCAACAAGCCGCGGGGGATGGTGGTTCATCCCGCGCCGGGTCATCTGTCGGGAACGGTGGTCAACGCTCTCATGCACCACTGCAGGGATCTGTCCGGCATTAACGGTGAACTCCGTCCCGGCATCGTGCATCGCATCGACAAGGATACGTCCGGCCTGCTGATGGCAGCCAAGAACGACCGTGCCCATACGGAGCTGGCGGCCCAGTTGAAGGCGCATACGGTGCTGCGGAAATATAAGGCGCTCGTTCACGGTAATCTGGCCCATGATCAAGGCACAATCGATGCGCCGATCGGCCGGGATCCGCATGACCGCAAAATGTTCGCGGTGACCGACCGCAACAGCAAGCGGGCGGTGACCCATTTCCAGGTGGCCGAGAGGTTCGGGGATGTCACGTTGGTGGAGCTGCAATTGGAGACGGGCAGAACCCACCAGATTCGCGTCCATATGAAATATATCGGACATCCGCTCGTCGGCGATCCGATGTATACGCGCGGCGTGCGCGGCGTAACGATGGACGGGCAAGCCCTTCATGCGGCCACCTTGGGATTCGTTCATCCTGTCAGCGGTGAATTGCTGCAGTTCGAGGCTCCGCTGCCGGACGATATGGAGCATCTCCTGTACATGCTGCGCAACCGGTAG
- a CDS encoding carbamoyl phosphate synthase small subunit → MQARLLLEDGTLFTGAGFGADGETTGEVVFSTGMTGYQEVLSDPSYCGQIVTMTYPLIGNYGITRDDFEAIRPHVHGFVVRRHELVPSNWRAEYSVDRLLKEYGVVGISGIDTRMLTRKLRHYGTMKGILTTGSEPVEALMERLAGTESRTDQVALTSTKHIYSSPGEGARIVLVDYGAKSGILRELTKRGCDVVVVPHDTTADEIRRLRPDGIQLSNGPGDPKNVPHAVATVRELIGEFPLFGICLGHQIFALACGADTGRLKFGHRGGNHPVKELATNRCYITSQNHGYTVVEESVKGTDLQVTHINNNDKTIEGLKHATAPAFSVQYHPEASPGPYDSSYLFDQFLDMIREHQSNRTPVPRQVELAAQLKGAR, encoded by the coding sequence ATGCAGGCTAGATTATTATTGGAGGATGGCACGCTGTTCACGGGGGCCGGATTCGGCGCAGACGGTGAGACGACGGGAGAGGTCGTATTCAGCACCGGGATGACAGGATACCAGGAGGTGCTGTCCGACCCGTCCTACTGCGGTCAAATCGTGACGATGACCTATCCGCTTATCGGCAATTACGGCATTACCCGGGATGACTTCGAGGCGATACGCCCGCATGTGCACGGCTTCGTCGTGCGCCGTCATGAGCTGGTGCCCAGCAACTGGCGTGCCGAATATTCGGTCGACCGCCTGCTGAAGGAATACGGCGTTGTCGGCATCAGCGGCATCGATACGCGGATGCTGACGCGCAAGCTGCGTCACTACGGCACGATGAAGGGAATCCTGACGACAGGAAGCGAGCCGGTCGAAGCGCTGATGGAACGGCTTGCGGGGACGGAATCGCGTACGGACCAGGTCGCGCTTACTTCAACGAAGCATATCTACTCCAGCCCCGGAGAGGGCGCGCGCATCGTGCTGGTAGACTACGGCGCGAAAAGCGGCATTCTTAGAGAGCTGACGAAGCGCGGCTGCGATGTCGTCGTCGTGCCTCATGACACGACGGCCGATGAGATTCGGCGCCTTCGTCCGGATGGCATCCAATTGTCGAACGGGCCTGGGGATCCGAAAAATGTGCCGCATGCGGTAGCTACCGTCCGCGAGCTTATCGGCGAATTCCCGCTGTTCGGCATCTGCCTCGGTCATCAAATCTTCGCGCTCGCTTGCGGAGCGGATACGGGCCGGCTGAAGTTCGGACACCGCGGCGGGAATCACCCGGTCAAAGAACTGGCGACGAACCGCTGCTATATTACATCGCAAAATCATGGCTATACCGTAGTGGAGGAATCCGTCAAGGGCACGGACCTGCAGGTTACCCATATCAATAATAACGACAAGACGATCGAAGGGTTGAAGCATGCGACGGCGCCTGCCTTCTCGGTGCAGTATCATCCGGAAGCTTCGCCGGGACCGTATGACAGCAGCTATCTGTTCGACCAATTCCTCGATATGATTCGCGAGCATCAGAGCAATCGGACACCGGTACCGCGTCAGGTGGAACTTGCCGCACAGCTGAAAGGAGCGCGTTAA
- a CDS encoding aspartate carbamoyltransferase catalytic subunit: MAVVQLERSVKERSLLGLKEMSKQEMESILDRADYWNRQPNKVNHVLKDKFATNLFFESSTRTRCSFEVAEKRLGAEVINFTTQASSVEKGESIYDTVRTLESMGMDAGVIRLKPVGLLEQIAERVKMPLVNAGDGNNEHPTQALLDMYTMRKHFGELSGLNVAIVGDIQHSRVARSNLWALRKFGAKVSFCAPEHMRANDLDAPYISIEEAVQADVVMMLRLQLERHEGDKTGPAEEYRTQYGLTLERVAGMKPHSIIMHPAPVNRNVEIDDAVVECEQARIFDQMANGVPIRMAVMERAMA, encoded by the coding sequence ATGGCGGTAGTTCAACTGGAGCGTTCGGTAAAAGAACGGAGCTTGCTTGGTTTGAAGGAAATGAGCAAGCAGGAGATGGAGTCCATTTTGGACCGTGCCGATTACTGGAATCGTCAGCCCAACAAAGTAAACCATGTGCTCAAGGACAAATTCGCCACGAATCTGTTCTTCGAGAGCAGTACCCGGACCCGCTGTTCGTTCGAAGTGGCCGAGAAGCGGCTTGGCGCGGAAGTCATAAATTTCACGACCCAGGCTTCCAGTGTGGAAAAAGGAGAATCCATCTATGATACGGTGCGGACGCTCGAATCGATGGGGATGGATGCGGGCGTCATCCGCCTGAAGCCGGTAGGTCTCTTGGAACAAATTGCGGAGCGGGTCAAAATGCCGCTTGTCAATGCCGGGGACGGCAACAACGAGCATCCGACGCAGGCGCTCCTGGACATGTACACGATGCGGAAGCATTTCGGAGAGCTGTCGGGTCTGAATGTGGCTATCGTAGGGGATATTCAACACAGCCGGGTTGCGCGCTCGAATCTGTGGGCGCTGCGGAAGTTCGGAGCGAAGGTCAGCTTCTGCGCTCCGGAGCATATGAGGGCGAACGACCTGGATGCCCCGTACATCTCAATTGAAGAAGCGGTGCAGGCCGATGTCGTCATGATGCTGCGCCTCCAGCTGGAGCGGCATGAAGGAGACAAGACCGGCCCGGCGGAGGAATATCGGACCCAGTACGGACTGACACTTGAACGCGTTGCAGGGATGAAGCCTCACAGCATCATTATGCATCCGGCTCCGGTGAACCGCAACGTCGAAATCGACGACGCTGTGGTGGAATGCGAACAGGCGCGAATCTTTGACCAGATGGCCAATGGGGTGCCGATACGGATGGCGGTTATGGAGCGGGCCATGGCGTAA